The window TCGTCATTGCCGAGATAATGGAGGATGGGACGTGAGTTGCGACGCTTCGGCGGGCGTGCGGATGTTGATCGCCTGCCAGTTGCGGTTGAGCACCAGCATGCTGTGGTTTCGACTCCGTGAATAAGAGGCAGGCATGTTGCTGGACTACACCACAGGGACAGCGCGCTGCGCGCGAATGGCCAATGACCAATCGCCAATAGCCAACGCGCGGGATGGATTGGTCATTACTACCGCGACCCGGAACAAGGACGCTCGACGGTCGCCGTGTCGCAGACTTGGTCAGAAGTGCATCGCGTCAATCAGCAGATCCGCGCCGCCCTCAAGGAGCGAGGCTTGATTGGCACCGATGAGCAGACCGTCCGCGCTCCAGGTTCGCTATTGAAAGTCAGCATCGTTTTTGCAACCTTAACGCAGCGGGCCTGTAGCTCAATTGGTTAGAGCAGAGCACTCATAATGCTTTGGTTCTCGGTTCAAGTCCGGGCAGGCCCACCAAACCGACACGCTTTTGACCTTCAACTCCGGGAACCACGCCCTTCAAACTGCCGCACTTCTGACGAAGCGGTGCTGTGGCATAACAGCAGGACATTCCTTTGTTGCCGGGGGCCAACCCTAGAATTGGCGTGAATTGGCGTGCAGTTCCCTCTCGCTGCCGCCTTAATCCACTCCTTCGCTCGCCGTTTCCTGCGGCTGGCCCGGCGAGACTCCTGCCGAGCCAATGCCATCGAAGAAAAGCCCCGCAGGAGCGGCGCCGCACCGTCGTTAACTGAAAGGCTGCCGCAATGGGTAAAAACCGGCTTGCGCGTCGGGTGTTTGTACGACAATGTTGTACCGTTCGTATGACAATCAGCATCCGCTTGAGTCCGGAAGAAGCGCGGGAATTGGCCGCTCTCGCCCGCAAGACCGGCCGTTCGAAAAGTGAAATCTTGCGAGACGCGTTTCGGCAATCTCGCTCCGGCAAGTCGGACATCCGCAGGCAGCGCGCGTTGGCTTTGGCCGGTTCGCTTTCGGGAGCCAGTGATCTCTCCCAAAGAGAGGGTTTCGGAAAGCAATGAAGTTAATCGCCGACACCGGCCTGTTGGTGGCCTTTCTCAACCGTCGCGATGCGCATCACGAATGGGCGACGAACTTGACTCCGTTCGCCATTTCACTCTTGTAATGCCGCACCGCGGGCGCGGCCTCGTTTCCAGAAGAAATACGCCGGGACACCCGCCAGCACGATCAACAAGCCGGGCCAGGCATTGCCGCTCGTCTTCGGACTGATCAACAGGTCCAGCGCAATCAGCGAGGCGGCTACGACGTAAATGGCCGGAACCACCGGATACCCAAACGCCCGGTAGGGCCGCTCGACGTCGGGGCGTTTTCGACGAAGCACAAACAGGCCGGCCATGGTCAGGACGTAGAAAATCAGCACCGCGAAAACCACGTAGTCGAGCAGTTCGCTGTAGGTGCCGGACAACGTCAACAAGCACGCCCACACACATTGGATAAGGAGCGCGTTGCCGGGGACGCCCTGGCGGTTGAGTTGGCCGATCCTGGCAAAGAAAAGCCCGTCCCGCGCCATCGCGTAATAGACCCGCGCGCCCACCAGGACCAGCCCGTTGATGCACCCGAACGTGGAAATCATGATCAGCAGCGCCATGATCGCGGCGGCGTTTTGTCCAAAGATCACCTCCATTGCCGCCGTGCCCACGCGATCGTTGAGGGCGAATTGGATGCCGCGTTCCAGAGCGGTGGTTCCGGCAGGCGATCCGTGGAGCGGCAAGGTGAGGAGATAAGCGATGTTCGCCAGGAAATAGAGTGCGCAAACCAAACTGACTCCAAGAAAGAGGCTGAGCGGCAAGTTGCGTTTCGGATTTTTCACCTCGGCAGCGGTGAAGGTGACACAGTGCCACGCGTCGGCTGAAAACAGCGAGCCGACCATCGCCGTGCCTAATACCAGGAGCAGGCCCTGGCCCTGGAGCGCTGTGGTCGTAAATTCGTTTCCGCCGCGGGCGGACGGCTGCGTGAAGGACGCCGACCACCAGTCTTGAAAATTAGCGCTGATCGCCATCGAATTGGCCCCAACCAACAAACCCAGGAGCACCAATCCCAGGAGCGCCGCAATTTTCGTGATCGTGAAGATGTTTTGCACGATCTTCCCTGTGCGGAGGCCGGTCGAGTTGGACCACGTGAGCAGAATTAGGACGGCAATCGCCACCAGTTTTGTCGGGGTCAATGCGAATCGACCGAACTCGAAATAGACGTGGCTTTCTGAGATCGCAGGAACCAGGACGCCGAGAAAACGCGCGAACGCCACCGCTACAGCGGCGATCGTGCCGGTTTGAATCACCAGATAAAACGTCCAGCCGTACAGGAACCCCCAGAGCGGGCTATAAGCCTCGCGCAAATAGACGTATTGACCGCCCGCGCGCGGCATCATGGCCGCCAGCTCGCCGTAACTCAGCGCCGCGATCACCGTGAGCACGCCCGTGATCAGCCAGACCACCAGCAGCCAGCCGCTTGACCCGACCTGGCGCGCAATGTCCGCCGAGACGATGAAAATGCCGGACCCGATCATCGAACCTGCGACCATCATCGTCGAGTCGAGCAGGCCAAGGCCGCGGACGAATTGGCCTTCGGTCACGGGGGCGTGGGGCGTGGGCTCTGGCATAGGACCTTCAGGTGACGAATGGACTGGGGAGCACACGCGCACTCGCGTGTTCCGACCGGCGCCTCGCCGGTCGGAATCGACGCGTCAGACGGTCATTCAATGGTAGCAGATTCGACCGAATCCTTGTGGTCGGCGAGGGCGCCGACCCCTGCACGCGAGGGCGCGTGCGCTCCCCATCGAAACAGAATGCACAGGGCTTCGTCATTGCCTCTGGCGCTGCGCATTTCGGTGGCTGTAGGCAAAATAAATCACCATTCCAATCGCGAGCCACACAGCGAAGCGAACCCAGGCTTCCTTGGGCAGCGCCATCATCAAATAGCCACAGCTCAGGATGGCGCCGAGCGGCACCCACGGCACCCACGGCGTGCGAAAAGGCCGGGGCCGATTCGGATCGATTCGCCGCAACACAATGATTCCCGCCGCCACGAGCACGAACGCGAACAGCGTCCCGATGCTGCACACGTCCGCCATCTCATTGATGTTCGCGACCGCTGAAAGCCCGGCCACGAAAACGCCCGTCAGGATCGTGGGTATGTGCGGGGTCCGGTAGCGCGGATGCACACGCGCGGCCCAGGCGGGCAGCAAGCCATCGCGCGCCATCGAAAACAAGATTCGCGGCTGGCCCAACTGATAGACCAGCAGCACGGAAGTGGTCGCGAACACTGCGCCCAGGGAAATCAGGCCCGCCGTCCAGTTCATGCCGCGTTCGGAAAAGGCCTTGGCCAAAGGATCCGCGGCCCCGGTGAATTCCTTCCAGGGCACCATGCCCGTCAGCACGAGCGCCGCCGCAACATAAAACACCGTGCACACGATCAAACTGGCGATGATCCCGATCGGCAGATTTCGTTGCGGATCGCGGGTTTCCTCGGCCGCGGTCGAAACCGCATCGAATCCGATGTAGGCGAAGAAAATCACGCCGGCGGCGCTGGAGATGCCTTGAAATCCATTCGGCGAAAATGGACTCCAATTCTCCGGACGGATGTAAAACGTCCCGACGCCGATGAACAGTCCGACGACCGTCAGTTTCAACACGACCATGATCGTGTTGAACGCGGAACTTTCCCGGATGCCGCGCACGAGAATCCACGTGAGCAACGCCGTGATGAGCACCGCCGGCAGATTGAAGACGAGCGGAACGCCAGCCAGCCGCGGCGCTTCCTTCCAAGCCCGAGCCGCGCGCAGCAACGAATCCGACAACGTGCCTGGATCCGTGTTGTCCGCCGCGGTTTTGGCCGCATCCAACGCCGTTCGATAATCCACGCCGAGCCACGCGGGCCAATTCACCTGCAGCCCGCGCAGCAAGGTTTGGAAATATTCCGACCAGGAAATCGCGACGGCCACGTTGCCCACGGCATATTCGAGAATCAAATCCCAACCGATGATCCAGGCCATGAGCTGGCCGAGCGTCGCGTAAGCGTAGGTGTAAGCCGACCCGGACACGGGAACCATCGAAGCGAATTCTGCATAACAAAGCGCCGCGAAACCGCAGGCAATCGCGACCAACACAAACGAAACCACCAGCGCCGGTCCGGCGCCGATGTGTCCGCTTCCCCCGGCAGCCGCCGTTCCGACGGTCGAGAACAGCCCCGCGCCGATGATCGCGCCAATGCCAAGCAGCGTCAGTTGAACCGGACCGAGCGCGCGCCGGAGCTGCTGTTCCGGACGCACCGCCTCGGCGTTCAGCTCATCGAGAGACTTGACGCGGAAGAGACTCATTTCAAAATGAATTTCCAGTCGTCCCATCAAGCAGGCTTCCCATGAACCGTTCCTCCGGACCGTGACCTTTAGGCCGCTTCAGCGCTGGACTCCGGAGAGTGCGCGGAAGCAGCCTGAAGGCTGCGGTCCGCACGGTTTTCGGTTCATCGGCCATGGGCATGGCCCTGGGGCCAAGAAAGCTTCCCACGAACCTCATGGTAGGGAGAGCCTGTCCCCAGCGAGCCGAGTCGGACGTGTTCAACGCACGTCGAACGGCTCGACGGGACGGACTCGCCCTACCGGGTTCATGGCGAGTCATCATGGTAATCAGATCAAGGGAGGTGGCACGCGCGGATGTTGCCCCAGAGCAATTGCCGATTGCAAGTTCACTTCGCAGGCCTTGTTTCAGGATCAGCAACGAGTATCCTCGGCCAGACATGCCCGACCTCTGTTCACTTCGTTGCCTCCTGTTCGAAGGGAATCGTCACGGATTGGCCGGCTTGATGTTTTTTGTCGCGGTGACGGGGCTCGATACGGCTGTCGTCGCACAATTCCAGGCAGCCAGACCCTCGAACGTGACGCCGGTGCACGATGCGCCGGACATCCCGTTCCGGCGCGCACCGATGGGGCCTTCCAGCCGGAGCATCGTCGTTTCGCTGACGACGAACCTGCACCTGGCTTTCGACGCGCATCTGCTCCGCACGCACACAGTTTGGGAGGGTGTGCCGTTGAATCTTTACGGCCCGCCGTTCAACAATACCGCCACGCGGTTCATCTGCGACATTACCGGCTCGCCGCTTTGGGCGAGCCTCCCGCGGCAGCCATGGGAAACCGGTCGCCCGGACGGCGGTCGTTTCGAAGTGGCGGAGTCCCGTTTTCTCGGCGTGAGCACGCGGAACGGCCCGACGAGTTTCCTTTACGAACTCCTCCCTGCTTCGGATGCGCCAGCGCAAGTGCAAGAAATGCCGCGATGCGAGCGCGTTCAGTCGCGCGACGCCGTCATCCGGCGCGTCCGCATTTCCCCGCACCGTGAGCCAGTCCGCTGGTCGCCGTTTCACGGTCCCGGCGAATCGGTGCTGTTGCCCGACCTGCAAAACGCCATCGCCATCCGGCGCGCGCGAGATTTCCTGCTGGTCACAGCGCGCGGGTTGCCTTCGCGCGCGCTCGCCGCCCGCCGCGATGACGCCGATCATGTCGTGCTCCTGCAAAGTGAACGCGGCGGCAAAGGTCCTTACAGCGCGGTGGTGACCAACCTGGTCTCCGGCCCGCAAGTGCAAATCACTCTCACGCTGCCGCCAAGCGCCGTCGAGCAAGTCGTGGAGGTCGCCACCGCCGTGTGCGCCGATCGGGATGAGGCGCTCGCGCTGGCAAAAGAACTCGCCGCTGCGCCAGATAGCTTCGGTGAAGGTGGGGCGAGCGTCCTCACGAGCCGATGGCCCTCGGCGAACGGCTCGGCGAGAGCCTCGCCCCACCGTCCCCCTCCACTGGCTTATCCGAGTAACGTCCGGGATGGAGTGGTCCGCGTTTCCGGAGCCGACGAGTCTTTCGTCATCGAACATTTGCCGGTGCCGAAGGACATCAAACTGTTGGTCGGCGGCATGGATTTCCTGCCGAACGGCGATTTGGCCATTTGCACGTACGCAGGCGAAGTCTGGATTGTCGAAGGCGCCACAGGCGCTCCCGGGCAAGCGCGGTGGCGCCGCTTTGCGCGCGGGTTAAACGAGCCGGGCGGCCTGCGCGTCGTCCAGGGCAACATCTATGTCACGCAGAAATGCGAACTGACGCGCCTCGTGGATACCGACGCCAATGGCGAGGCTGACTTTTTCGAGTGCATTAGCGACGGCTGGGGTTACACCGGCAATTACCATTCTTACGCCACGGGTCCCGCGCTCGATGGGGCCGGGAATTTCCACGTCATGATCACGGGCCACCGCCCCATCTACGATGTGCCGTTCATGGGTTGGTGCGTTCGCGTTTCACCCTTTCCGGGGAGCGCACGCGCCTCGCGTGCCGCGGCAGACGCCTCGTCTGCCGCTTCTCACGAGCGAGGACCCCTTCATGCCCCAACGGCAGCCGATGCTCCAAAGCGAACCGGCGAGGTCGCCGGTTTGATGCACGCGGGGCGCGTGCGCTCCCCAGCGGATTCGACTGCCCAATACATGACCGAAGGCTTCTGCTCCGGGTTGCGCGTGCCGAACGGATTCGGCGAATTCGTTGTAACGCTCCAAGCGTTTGAGCTTGCCCGGCGCTCTGAGCAAATCGTAGCTTTCCGCGCGGCCAGAGACCATCTCCCTGAACGTCACGACGTGTGCTGATCCAGCGATTGCGCGAGCGAAACGAGTGGAAGTTCTTCGGCGTCCTGCCTAAAGCGGATTGTGCTCTGGCCATCCTCTGGTGGGCCATTCTAATTCTTCGGGGCGCGCTGCCTGCTGCGTTCGCCTTTGCGATGGGCGCGCTCGTGGGCGCCGTGGAAAGCGGCGAAAACCTGACCGGCCCTCTCAGCGTGGCTGGGGCCATCTTCGTCGTGCTTCAAGTGCTCACGCCCATTCATCAAGCGGTCAGCAGCAACCTCGGAGACCGCACGGCGGCGTGGCTTTACGATCGGCTTACCGAAGCCTGCGTTCGCCCGCCCGGCCTGGGACACCTCGAGAATCCGAAGCTCACCGGCGACCTCACCGTCGCGCGCGACTTCGATCTCGGCATGACCGGTCCGCCGCTGAGCATTTCCATGGACTTCATCGCGGGCGGGCTGGTGGAAATGATCGCCGGCCTCGCGTCCGCTATCGTGCTCGCCACATACGCGTGGTGGGCGCCGATTCTTCTGGCCGGGGCCTGGCTGGGGACGCACTGGCTGCTGCGCGAGAGCGCGGTCTGGCGGGATCGCAACACCGAGGAGGTTCGCGGCGCGCAACGCGATTCCGATTACGCCTACAAACTGGCCGTCGATCCACCGGCGGCCAAGGAACTGCGCTTGTTTGGCCTTGCGAGTTGGACAATCGACCGCTTTGTCAAATGCCGGACCCGCCTGCACGCGCTGCAGTACGAAGCCACGCGGCTCCGCGAGAAGCCGGTGCTGTGGAGCCTTCTGATTGTCAGCGGCGCCAACATTGTTTTCTTCTGGACGCTGGCCAATGGGGTCGCTGCCGGAAACGTGACTCTGGCGCAAGCGGTCGTCTTCGCTCAATGCGCGGTCGGCACTTCGCTGGTCGCGTTTGGCGGACTCAGTTGGGCGCTCGACGGATCGTCCGCGCCCGTGGCCGCGGTGTTGCGCCTCGAATCCGCCATGGCGCCGGCGGGCGCGCTGACGTGCGGCAATCGCTCCGCGTCGGGGTTGCCGGCCCGAGAAATTCGTTTTCGCGATTTGACGTTCGCGTATCCGGAAGGCGAGGCAGTGCTGGAGCGCTTCAATCTGGTCATCCCGGCCGGCACGTCGCTGGCCATTGTCGGCCAAAATGGCGCCGGCAAAACCACATTCGCCAAATTGTTGTGCCGATTTTACGACCCGCAATCCGGCGCGATTGAAATTGATGGTGTGGATTTGCGCGCCTTCGACCTGGCTTCCTGGCGGGCGCGTCTGTCCGCGGTTTTCCAGGATTTCACGCGTTTCGAGCTGCCTCTCCGGGAGAACGTGGCGCCCGCGGGCGCGCCGGATAAAGCGGTGCGAGCCGCGCTCGAATCCGCCGGCGCCGCAAGCCTCGCCGACTTCGACACGATCCTGGCTCGAGGATTATGCGGCCTCGACCCTGGAGTCGGCTGACGTGCCCGTGCCGGCAAAGCTGAACCAAGGAATTCGCCTCGAACAAGTATCGTTTATCTATCCGGGCACGTCGAAGCGCGTTCTCGACAATGTGTCGCTTTCGTTGCCCGCAGGCGCGGTCGTGGCCGTGGTCGGAGAGAATGGCGCGGGGAAAACGACTTTGGTCAAGCTGCTGGCCAAGCTGTACGAACCAACGTCCGGTTTTATTCTGGTGGACGGCGCGCTGCTCGCGAGGATGCCGGCGCGCGAATGGCGCTCGCGAATGGCGGGGGCGTTTCAGGATTTCTTCCGGTTCGAATTCCGCGCGCGCCACACCGTGGGGTTGGGCGATGTGCCTCGCTTCAACGATGAACCGGCCGTGGTCGCCGCCGTTGATCGGGCGGGCGCGAGCGACGTCGTGTCGCGGCTGAAGACGGGACTGGACACGCAACTTGGTCCAACCTGGCCTGGGGGCGTGGAAGTGTCCTTCGGTCAATGGCAGAAGCTCTCGCTGGCGCGCGGTTTCATGCGCAATGAGCCGTTGCTTCTGGTGCTGGACGAGCCCACCGCCGCGCTCGACGCCGAGACCGAGCACGCGTTGTTCGAGCGCTACGCAGCCGCGGCCCGTCGCGGCGCCAATGCCTGTCCAGCCAAAGGCAGCGCGGTGCCGAACAACGGTCGCATCACCATTCTGGTCTCGCACCGATTCTCCACGGTTCGAATGGCCGATCTCATTGTCGTGCTCGACGGCGCCCGTCTTGTGGAAGCCGGCACGCACGACGAGCTCGTGGCCAACCGCGGACAGTACGCGGAACTTTACGGCCTCCAGGCGGCGGCTTACCGTTGAACGGGATGCAAATCATCGCGCGTCGCGGACAACCTGAGCGGCGAGTTTTTCCAGGTCAATCTCCGTCCCAGGCGCGGGGAACGGGTGCGGCAGCAGATACCAATCCTCGGTGAACGAAGCCGAACCTCCCGGCGCAATGTTATTGCGCGGGCCGTGCGGCTCCAATTCGCAGACGGGGAGTTGTTCGGCCTTCGGATAATAAAAGCAAAGCGTCAGCCCGGCGATTTCAGGATAAACGCCGTCCGGCGGCGAAGGGTATCGTTTCACGAACGCCTGATGGTGCGGCATCACATACGCAAACCAGCCGGCGTTCGAATCGAAGCCCAGCTTCGGCTGGCGCGTCGGGCCGAGCACTTCGAGAAAGTTGCCGCGGCGGCGGACGCTTGGATCCGTGGGCGCCACGAGGATCGCACTCTCCCCTTTGAAATCGTACATCACCCAGCCGTTGGGAAAACGCTGTGTTTCCGGTGTGAGCGGAACCACGCCAATTCCGCCATGCACGGCAAACGTGCGGCTCCAATGCGTCCAGCGCTTCGTCTCCTTCGACACGTTACGGATGATTTGCGTGCAGGCCAGGTGCGTGGTTTTTGCGTCGAGGCGAAACTCACGAATGAGCTGCACCCCGGTGGATTCCTCCGGCTGGCTCGTCAACCGGACGGCGCGCGGCCCGATGGCCTCGGCTTTCCATTCCCCGCTCCACAGCTTGTCGCGCCGTGGAATCAAATACTCCGGCCCGATGTCGAAGCGACCCGCGCTGTCCGGCGCGCGCGGCCCGCCGGGCGTGCCCCATTTCGCTTCCGCCGGATCGAGGTAAAGCGCATTAATCCCCTTGAACGAATACTCCAGCACGCGCCCGCCGACTTGATGGCAAAGGGTGACCCGCGTCTCGGCGTTCGAAAGCTTAAAGCAGTCGGGGTAGCTCAGGACTTTGACGCGCCGCACGCCTTCGGGAAGTTCGGCAGCGGATGCCGTCAAATCAAGAGTGAGGAGAATGATCAGAGAGGCGGTGCGCATGAGAACAGTGAAGAGACAGAAAAGGCGGCGGTCAATAGAAGTCGTTCTCAGCTCAGCAGCGCAGGCGTGAGGCATAGCCGCGCGCTTGACCTTCGGCCTCGAGCCGCTCGAACTGAGAATGTGCCAGGATGGGCGCTTGCACCGGCACTCCGTCAGCGGTTTCACCGCCATCCTTCAACCCACCCGCGGCGGCAGCGACAGCGGCGTTCTCTCCTGGTAAGCGGAGGATTCTTTGCCGGTGCAGCGAGACCATTTCTTTTTGAACTCTGCTGGCGTCATGTGCGCGGCACCGGTGTTATAGGTTCTCGTCGTATGTTCGTCCCAATCGTCGGCCTGTTGGCGCGGGAACTGATACACCTCTTCTCATCATGAAGACCTCATCGCTCATTCACCGGATTCTCGTTGCTGTGGGAGTTACTCTGTCTGCCTCTGGTCCTGGCTATGCGCAAGCCAACGAGTGGAGACAATTGTTCAATGCAAAGACATGAACGGTTGGAGCAGGCAAAGAAAGGCAGGCGCTTTGCGTCTGCCGCGTTTTGCCTTCCGCGCGCAAAAAGGACCAGTCACGCTCCTTGAGGCGAAAGGGAATCGTCCAGAAACCGCCACGCCGTTGTCGGTGACGGGCATTTCAAGGTGTCGGCATAGGCTGTGCTCAGCAAAGCGCGGTGCTGCTGCGTTGCCTCATCGTCGCTGTTCTGGCGCTGAGTTCTGCTATCCCGCGTGCTCAGCCGCCAGCCGCGGTCGAAATTCCATTCGATTGGCGTGACGGCCTGCTCTGGGTCAAGGTCGCCGTCCCGCAATCGACCAATCTTCTGAATTTCCTGGTCGATTCCGGCGCCAACGTCAGCGTCGTGGATCTCTCGTTGGCCCGGCGGCTCGGCTTGAAGCTTGGCCGCCGCGTGGAAGTTCGGGGCGTCAATGCCCGGGCCGAAGGATATTGGCCAGTCGCATTGTCGGCTGCCGCAGCCGGCGCGGCGCTCCCGGAC of the Verrucomicrobiota bacterium genome contains:
- a CDS encoding ABC transporter ATP-binding protein, which produces MKRCEPRSNPPAPQASPTSTRSWLEDYAASTLESADVPVPAKLNQGIRLEQVSFIYPGTSKRVLDNVSLSLPAGAVVAVVGENGAGKTTLVKLLAKLYEPTSGFILVDGALLARMPAREWRSRMAGAFQDFFRFEFRARHTVGLGDVPRFNDEPAVVAAVDRAGASDVVSRLKTGLDTQLGPTWPGGVEVSFGQWQKLSLARGFMRNEPLLLVLDEPTAALDAETEHALFERYAAAARRGANACPAKGSAVPNNGRITILVSHRFSTVRMADLIVVLDGARLVEAGTHDELVANRGQYAELYGLQAAAYR
- a CDS encoding CopG family transcriptional regulator — its product is MTISIRLSPEEARELAALARKTGRSKSEILRDAFRQSRSGKSDIRRQRALALAGSLSGASDLSQREGFGKQ
- a CDS encoding amino acid permease produces the protein MSLFRVKSLDELNAEAVRPEQQLRRALGPVQLTLLGIGAIIGAGLFSTVGTAAAGGSGHIGAGPALVVSFVLVAIACGFAALCYAEFASMVPVSGSAYTYAYATLGQLMAWIIGWDLILEYAVGNVAVAISWSEYFQTLLRGLQVNWPAWLGVDYRTALDAAKTAADNTDPGTLSDSLLRAARAWKEAPRLAGVPLVFNLPAVLITALLTWILVRGIRESSAFNTIMVVLKLTVVGLFIGVGTFYIRPENWSPFSPNGFQGISSAAGVIFFAYIGFDAVSTAAEETRDPQRNLPIGIIASLIVCTVFYVAAALVLTGMVPWKEFTGAADPLAKAFSERGMNWTAGLISLGAVFATTSVLLVYQLGQPRILFSMARDGLLPAWAARVHPRYRTPHIPTILTGVFVAGLSAVANINEMADVCSIGTLFAFVLVAAGIIVLRRIDPNRPRPFRTPWVPWVPLGAILSCGYLMMALPKEAWVRFAVWLAIGMVIYFAYSHRNAQRQRQ
- a CDS encoding amino acid permease encodes the protein MPEPTPHAPVTEGQFVRGLGLLDSTMMVAGSMIGSGIFIVSADIARQVGSSGWLLVVWLITGVLTVIAALSYGELAAMMPRAGGQYVYLREAYSPLWGFLYGWTFYLVIQTGTIAAVAVAFARFLGVLVPAISESHVYFEFGRFALTPTKLVAIAVLILLTWSNSTGLRTGKIVQNIFTITKIAALLGLVLLGLLVGANSMAISANFQDWWSASFTQPSARGGNEFTTTALQGQGLLLVLGTAMVGSLFSADAWHCVTFTAAEVKNPKRNLPLSLFLGVSLVCALYFLANIAYLLTLPLHGSPAGTTALERGIQFALNDRVGTAAMEVIFGQNAAAIMALLIMISTFGCINGLVLVGARVYYAMARDGLFFARIGQLNRQGVPGNALLIQCVWACLLTLSGTYSELLDYVVFAVLIFYVLTMAGLFVLRRKRPDVERPYRAFGYPVVPAIYVVAASLIALDLLISPKTSGNAWPGLLIVLAGVPAYFFWKRGRARGAALQE
- a CDS encoding ABC transporter ATP-binding protein, with the translated sequence MIQRLRERNEWKFFGVLPKADCALAILWWAILILRGALPAAFAFAMGALVGAVESGENLTGPLSVAGAIFVVLQVLTPIHQAVSSNLGDRTAAWLYDRLTEACVRPPGLGHLENPKLTGDLTVARDFDLGMTGPPLSISMDFIAGGLVEMIAGLASAIVLATYAWWAPILLAGAWLGTHWLLRESAVWRDRNTEEVRGAQRDSDYAYKLAVDPPAAKELRLFGLASWTIDRFVKCRTRLHALQYEATRLREKPVLWSLLIVSGANIVFFWTLANGVAAGNVTLAQAVVFAQCAVGTSLVAFGGLSWALDGSSAPVAAVLRLESAMAPAGALTCGNRSASGLPAREIRFRDLTFAYPEGEAVLERFNLVIPAGTSLAIVGQNGAGKTTFAKLLCRFYDPQSGAIEIDGVDLRAFDLASWRARLSAVFQDFTRFELPLRENVAPAGAPDKAVRAALESAGAASLADFDTILARGLCGLDPGVG